The DNA window gagaaggagaagatggacaagaaggagaagaaggccaagaaggagaaggaaaagaaagagaaagaggagagggcaaagaaagagaaggaaaggaaggaaaaggagaagaaggaagaagagaggaagaagaaggacaagaaGCAGAGTGAAGCAGCTGCTAGATACAAGGTGCTATCACCGTTGCCTACAGGACAAGAGCAAGCCATGTGCCAGGCTAAGGGTGCATGTTATCACAAGACTCTTGTTTGTCCTGGTGAATGTCCCAAGAGGAAGCCCACCAAGAACAGAAACACCAAAGGTTGCTTCATTGACTGCACTAGCAAATGCGAAGCTACATGCAAATGTAAGTGCATTCTATTCAATTgggtcttcttttttttttagtttcacaTTTGCTTCTTGCACAAGTAATGTCGTTGTGGATTTGGTTACTTGTCTTACAAGGAAAATGTTTACTTATTTCTTACAGGGAGAAAACCTAACTGTAACAGCTACGGTTCTCTATGCTTCGATCCTAGATTCATCGGAGGGGACGGTAGGATATTCTATTTCCATGGATATAAAGGAGGAAACTTTGCGATCGTTTCAGACAACAACCTCCAGATCAATGCTCACTTCATCGGTACAAGACCCCTTGGAAGAACCAGAGACTTCACATGGGTTCAAGCCCTAAATGTCATGTTCGAAAACCACAACCTCGTGATCGCAGCCAATAGAGTGACTCAATGGGATGAAAATTCTGACGCAATTACCCTTAGATTCAACGGAGAACTCATCACACTACCTGAAGACGAACAATCCGAATGGAGGGCAAACTCGGGACAAAGAGAGATTGTCGTCGAAAGAACCGACGAGAGAAACAGCGTGAGAGTACTTGTCTCTGGCCTTGTTCAGATGGACATGAGAGTAAGACCTATAGGGAAAGAAGAGAACAGAGTTCACAACTATCAGTTGCCTCAAGATGACCCTTTTGCCCATCTTGAGACTCAGTTCACCTTCTTAAACTTAAGTGAGCTCGTCGAGGGCGTTTTGGGGAAAACCTACCGTCCTGATTACGTCAGCTCCGCCAAGATTGGAGTCTCTATGCCTGTGGTGGGAGGAGAAGACAAATACCAAACGCCTTCTCTGTTCTCTCCGACTTGCAGACTCTGCAGGTTTAAACCTCGTGAAGAACCACTCTCTGCTGATATCtaatgagaaagaagaagaaaggtggaAACTtccattattttataataataaaattcattaaaattcGTGTTTGTAACTGTTTTGTTTCTGAAATgttttatattcataaaaaataatgtaataagAGCCAAGAAAATAATGTTGGCCCGTTTGTGATGCTTTGAGGGTTTAAGAAATGTAAACCCTTGATTTATGTTTTTCCTTGTTGCTTTGTTTGTTTCTAATAAGAATTAATACGTTTGTGTAATAAGTATAAGTTTTGTGTGTAGATTAATGTATTTGAGTTTGACATTGTTTTCATTGAATTTTGAAAACAACGTAAGTCCGGTTAAAATCGGAGTCTCCATGCCGATGAAACATCGGCGATGATGGGTGGAGAAGCAGCGCCGGTCCACGCGGTGCATGGGGATGTCTTCTACAAGTCACTGCAAATGATACCTTGTGAGGTTGTTCTAAAACTTGTTTTCTGGTTGCATCGTAAGAGTCTAGAACtacaaatataagaaataattgAATCGTCGTTGAAATTGTATACATGAGATTATTTAGTTATATGTTAGTGAAGCAAATGAGAAGATGccaatcaaaataaaatctgATAAATGCATAAACATCGTAGTAGGATGACAACGCTGTTTTAAGAGAGTTATAATTAATTAGGGTCCACTTACCCTTACAAAACATTTTCGAACCCACCTTCACAAATTACAAACTTACATACAtttattacattattttttattcgaGTTCATTTATATGGTCACAGAAAGTGAAAATATGTTCCTACAATTTATTGATTTGAGCGTAGAATGTCTAGAAAAAAACACCGGATCGGTTATAGAATGGTCTGAAGCTTTTTATATGGAATAAGTGAAATCATGTAAACTGAATGTGATACACTGTCAACATTACTACAAAGTACAAACCAAATAAATCAAAGCTTACgtcataaatatgaaatatgCTTAAAAATGAAGAGAGCCCACCACAAATCAATTGATATGTTtgctttttcttaattttcaagCAAAGTTGCAAGTTGCTCCTTCCATTATCATATACCACACCCTCCATTATTCATCCCACCTTTCCATACAGAGGTTTTGATAATTACAAACAAAGTAATGATTTCCATTTTGTCTATGCAGCCGGTCTGTGTAAATACTAGGTACATTCATTAACACCACCGTAATAATACTATAGTCTATAGTTGTTTTGAACTCCCTAatatattcttttgtttttttttaaactagaAGAACTAATATTTAACACCAATTCATATGACATGCTTTCGATTAATAAGTTAATGCACTGTCTACGCagatttcatatattttagcacatatatttataactgTTGTAATTGATTTGCtgttataaaatgaaaaaaaaactacatgCATGCCATGGCTCCCAATAAATATCTAATAATTAAGTAAAATGCTTTCATAATTTTCTCCTAAGAAATCATTACACTaaatccaaaaacaattatcCTTCTTTTGTTACTGAAAGCATATGGCCATATATAGTTAGTTATCACATCATTTTTCCAAGAGGTAAAACAGTTCATCTGACAAGATGTGATAGACATTTtacacaccaaaaaaaaaaaaagtaatcaaaCCATCACTGATTCCTAATTAACAATCAACTTAGTTGTAAAAATGTTGACCTCTTAACCAATTAATTTccccatttttttttataacc is part of the Raphanus sativus cultivar WK10039 unplaced genomic scaffold, ASM80110v3 Scaffold2111, whole genome shotgun sequence genome and encodes:
- the LOC108848038 gene encoding uncharacterized protein LOC108848038, yielding MEHRKSYVLVALFALLLLTDIVIAASDGGKGNGDNGQGQVEKAKGGDDGKGKGKVNIPKDKEKEKMDKKEKKAKKEKEKKEKEERAKKEKERKEKEKKEEERKKKDKKQSEAAARYKVLSPLPTGQEQAMCQAKGACYHKTLVCPGECPKRKPTKNRNTKGCFIDCTSKCEATCKWRKPNCNSYGSLCFDPRFIGGDGRIFYFHGYKGGNFAIVSDNNLQINAHFIGTRPLGRTRDFTWVQALNVMFENHNLVIAANRVTQWDENSDAITLRFNGELITLPEDEQSEWRANSGQREIVVERTDERNSVRVLVSGLVQMDMRVRPIGKEENRVHNYQLPQDDPFAHLETQFTFLNLSELVEGVLGKTYRPDYVSSAKIGVSMPVVGGEDKYQTPSLFSPTCRLCRFKPREEPLSADI